A window of Polaribacter litorisediminis contains these coding sequences:
- a CDS encoding Tex family protein: MQILPYIIQQTQLSSKAIENTISLLNEDATIPFISRYRKEMTGNLDEVQIGEIVKFKELFEGLEKRKKAILKALEEQGVLTQELTLKINNSRDLIELEDMYLPYKKKRKTKAETARLQGLEPLAKMIMSQRVNDLENTASKYTSKEVENIEHALEGARFIIAEWINERTDIRNTIRRELERFATISSKIIKAKKEDEKAQKFKDYFDWSESLNRIPSHRLLAILRAENEGFIRVKIEIDAERMLQRIENRIIKTQNACATQIELAIKDAFKRLLFPSLSNEALSIAKEKADENAILVFAKNLKQLLLGSPLGEKRVLAIDPGFRSGCKIVCLNEQGELKHNENIFPHEPQKQTIEAIKKINFLVEAHKIEAIAIGNGTASRETEQLVKKIQFKNPVDVFVVSEAGASIYSASKIARDEFPNYDVTVRGAVSIGRRLQDPLAELVKIDAKSIGVGQYQHDVDQTKLKKSLDTTVESCVNTVGVNINTASESLLSYVSGIGPKLAENIVKYRNENGSFLSRNEIKKVPRLGGKAFEQAAGFLRIKNGENPLDDSGVHPESYVLVDKMAKDLKTKVADILGNKEILQKINLQKYCTETIGLPTLKDIIKELEKPGVDPRAKAKVFSFDANIKTISDVRIGQLLPGIVNNITNFGCFVDIGIKESGLIHVSNLSDTFVKDVNSIVSLQQQIIVKVLEVDVVRKRIQLALVK, encoded by the coding sequence ATGCAAATTCTTCCATATATAATTCAACAAACGCAACTTTCATCAAAAGCCATAGAAAACACCATTTCTCTTTTAAATGAAGATGCTACAATTCCTTTTATCAGTAGATATAGAAAAGAAATGACGGGTAATTTAGATGAAGTTCAAATTGGAGAAATTGTAAAATTTAAAGAGCTTTTTGAAGGGTTAGAAAAACGAAAAAAAGCAATTTTAAAAGCGTTAGAAGAACAAGGTGTTTTAACACAAGAGCTAACGTTGAAAATAAACAATTCTAGAGATTTAATTGAACTAGAAGACATGTATTTACCCTATAAGAAAAAGCGAAAAACCAAGGCAGAAACGGCACGTTTACAAGGTTTAGAACCCTTGGCAAAAATGATTATGAGTCAGCGCGTAAATGATTTAGAAAACACGGCCTCAAAATATACATCTAAGGAAGTTGAAAATATTGAGCACGCATTAGAAGGCGCTCGTTTTATCATTGCAGAATGGATAAATGAACGCACAGATATTAGAAATACTATTCGAAGAGAATTAGAGCGTTTTGCAACCATTTCATCCAAAATAATAAAAGCAAAAAAGGAAGATGAAAAAGCCCAAAAGTTCAAAGATTATTTTGACTGGAGCGAATCTTTAAACAGAATTCCATCACACAGATTGTTGGCAATTTTAAGAGCAGAAAATGAAGGTTTTATTCGCGTGAAAATAGAAATTGATGCAGAAAGAATGTTACAGAGAATTGAGAATCGAATTATTAAAACTCAAAACGCATGTGCTACTCAAATTGAATTGGCAATTAAAGATGCTTTTAAACGGTTATTATTTCCTTCTTTATCTAATGAAGCTTTGTCAATTGCCAAAGAAAAAGCAGATGAAAATGCCATTTTAGTATTTGCTAAAAACTTAAAGCAATTATTATTGGGCTCGCCTTTAGGTGAAAAACGAGTCTTGGCAATTGATCCTGGATTTAGATCTGGCTGTAAAATTGTTTGTTTAAATGAACAAGGAGAATTAAAACATAATGAAAACATTTTTCCTCACGAACCTCAAAAACAAACCATTGAGGCCATAAAAAAAATTAACTTCTTAGTGGAAGCTCATAAAATTGAAGCCATTGCTATTGGAAATGGAACTGCCTCACGAGAAACGGAACAATTGGTGAAGAAAATTCAGTTTAAAAATCCTGTTGATGTTTTTGTGGTAAGTGAAGCTGGAGCATCCATTTATTCTGCTTCTAAAATTGCACGAGATGAATTCCCAAATTACGATGTTACTGTTCGTGGCGCTGTTTCTATTGGTAGAAGATTGCAAGATCCTTTAGCAGAATTGGTAAAAATTGATGCAAAATCGATTGGAGTTGGACAATATCAGCATGATGTTGATCAAACCAAACTTAAAAAATCTTTAGATACTACTGTTGAAAGTTGTGTAAATACGGTGGGTGTAAATATTAATACGGCAAGCGAATCTTTGTTAAGTTATGTTTCTGGAATTGGCCCTAAACTAGCAGAAAATATTGTGAAGTATAGAAATGAAAATGGTTCTTTTTTATCAAGAAATGAAATTAAAAAAGTACCTCGTTTGGGCGGAAAAGCATTTGAACAAGCTGCTGGTTTTTTACGAATTAAAAACGGGGAAAACCCGTTAGATGATTCTGGGGTGCATCCAGAAAGTTATGTTTTGGTTGATAAAATGGCGAAAGATTTAAAAACTAAAGTTGCGGATATCTTAGGAAATAAAGAAATCCTTCAAAAAATTAATCTTCAAAAATATTGCACAGAAACCATTGGTTTACCTACTCTGAAAGATATTATCAAAGAATTAGAGAAGCCTGGAGTTGACCCAAGAGCAAAAGCGAAAGTGTTTTCTTTTGATGCAAACATTAAAACAATTTCTGATGTAAGAATTGGTCAATTATTACCAGGAATTGTCAACAACATTACCAATTTTGGTTGTTTTGTAGATATCGGAATTAAAGAAAGTGGTTTAATTCACGTTTCAAATTTATCAGATACTTTTGTAAAAGACGTGAATTCAATTGTGTCTTTACAACAACAAATTATTGTAAAAGTGTTGGAGGTGGATGTTGTGAGAAAAAGAATTCAATTGGCTTTGGTGAAGTGA
- a CDS encoding AbiV family abortive infection protein: MVHLDKEEIKTGIHKCFNNSKSLLDDADYLFDGNRIARAYAIYVLCIEEIQKANILFRILLEKETNKNFTKEDKEYYSKFFSSHTLKIKGAAAQSLDYNDFAEKYNLNKVKTAKEIRNEFYNPKQKDISKQNGFYVSLVHKKFEEPKDLIKIENCKKVQQEAKLSFVQSRHFKEMYFTSPEVFIRKFSNEDF, translated from the coding sequence ATGGTTCATTTAGATAAAGAAGAAATTAAAACTGGAATTCACAAATGCTTTAATAACTCTAAATCATTGCTCGATGATGCAGATTATTTATTTGATGGTAATCGAATTGCAAGAGCTTATGCAATTTATGTTTTATGTATTGAAGAAATTCAGAAAGCGAATATTTTATTTAGAATTCTTTTAGAAAAAGAAACGAATAAAAATTTCACAAAAGAAGATAAAGAATACTACTCCAAATTTTTTTCAAGTCATACTTTAAAAATTAAAGGAGCAGCTGCTCAAAGTTTAGATTACAATGATTTTGCAGAAAAATATAATTTGAATAAAGTAAAAACGGCAAAAGAAATTAGGAATGAGTTTTATAATCCAAAACAAAAAGATATTTCCAAACAAAATGGTTTTTATGTCAGTTTGGTTCATAAAAAATTTGAAGAACCAAAGGATTTGATAAAAATAGAAAATTGTAAAAAAGTACAACAAGAAGCAAAACTAAGTTTTGTTCAATCAAGACATTTTAAAGAAATGTATTTTACTTCCCCAGAAGTTTTTATTAGAAAATTTTCAAATGAAGATTTTTAA
- a CDS encoding DNA topoisomerase 3, whose translation MKVCIAEKPSVAREIANILGANTKRDGFYEGNGYAVTYTFGHLCTLLEPKDYKPHWKSWDMNNLPMLPERFDTKVTGDAGIKKQFSIVKSLFDKATVVINCGDAGTEGELIQRWVINQCGYKGEVQRLWISSLTEEAIKEGFNNLESSKKYDNLYYAGYSRAIGDWLLGLNATRLYTIKFGGYKQVLSVGRVQTPTLAMLVNRYFEIQNFKPEPYWELQTTYRSTLFNYEDGRFLKEEDGQVLANKVKESDFEIVSVTKKKGKDYAPKLFDLTGLQVYCNNKFGFSADETLKMVQKLYEMKVVTYPRVDTTFLPNDVYPKIAGILSKLTNYSALTQPLLGKKIKKTKRIFDDTKVTDHHAIIPTGIQGNLQYNQQRVYDIITRRFIAVFYPDSEVSNTSVIGKAANVPFKTTGKEILTKGWRVAFETEESKAKKELNEQATLPSFVKGEKGPHEPSFLEKETKPPRNFTEASLLRAMETAGKQVDDDEMRELMKENGIGRPSTRASIIETLFRRKYIERKKKLVLPTQTGIDLINIIDNELLKSAELTGRWEKRLKEIERGEFNAGTFIKNMKKMVDDLVYEVRSNTSKKRISSNSNGMPKGNELNQSAVSKTKSKATSKKEVVGKTCPKCKKGQLLKGSSAFGCSEYKSNCNLKIPFKIYDKKISENQIIRLIDKGCTTNLKGFVFNDQKVEGLIRFDEDFNLKLAPKKQLSNSNLVKKSSDKILCPKCKKGTVLKGKTAYGCSNYKNGCDFVFKFENIKKIANGKPLTKELVLEIISS comes from the coding sequence TTGAAAGTCTGTATCGCAGAGAAACCATCTGTAGCAAGAGAAATCGCTAACATTCTAGGAGCCAACACAAAACGTGATGGTTTTTACGAAGGAAACGGCTATGCTGTAACCTATACATTTGGACATTTATGCACACTTTTAGAACCCAAAGATTACAAACCTCACTGGAAAAGTTGGGATATGAATAATCTCCCAATGTTGCCAGAACGTTTTGACACCAAAGTTACCGGCGATGCAGGAATTAAAAAACAATTCAGCATTGTAAAATCTTTGTTTGATAAAGCTACTGTGGTCATTAATTGTGGGGATGCAGGAACAGAAGGAGAACTCATTCAGCGTTGGGTCATCAATCAATGTGGTTATAAAGGCGAAGTACAAAGACTCTGGATTTCATCGTTAACGGAAGAGGCTATCAAAGAAGGCTTTAATAATTTAGAATCGTCTAAAAAATATGATAATTTGTACTATGCAGGATATTCTAGAGCGATTGGAGATTGGCTTTTAGGCTTAAATGCAACCCGTTTATACACCATAAAATTTGGCGGTTACAAGCAAGTTTTGTCGGTAGGTAGAGTGCAAACTCCTACCCTAGCAATGCTCGTAAATAGGTATTTTGAAATTCAAAATTTTAAACCAGAACCGTATTGGGAATTGCAAACTACCTATAGAAGTACGCTTTTTAATTACGAAGATGGTCGTTTTTTAAAAGAAGAAGACGGACAAGTATTAGCCAATAAAGTAAAAGAATCTGACTTTGAAATAGTATCCGTCACCAAAAAGAAAGGAAAAGATTACGCTCCTAAATTATTCGATTTAACAGGTTTACAAGTGTATTGCAATAATAAATTCGGATTTTCTGCGGATGAAACCCTTAAAATGGTTCAGAAGTTATACGAAATGAAAGTAGTAACCTACCCAAGAGTTGATACCACTTTTTTACCGAATGACGTATATCCAAAAATTGCAGGTATTTTATCGAAATTGACGAATTATAGTGCCTTAACACAACCGCTTTTAGGTAAAAAAATAAAGAAAACAAAACGTATTTTTGATGATACCAAAGTAACCGATCACCATGCCATTATTCCCACCGGAATTCAAGGAAATTTGCAATACAATCAACAACGAGTTTACGACATTATTACTCGCAGATTTATTGCTGTTTTTTATCCTGATTCAGAGGTTTCAAATACGTCTGTAATTGGTAAAGCTGCCAATGTTCCTTTTAAAACAACGGGAAAAGAAATTTTAACAAAGGGCTGGCGAGTGGCTTTTGAGACCGAAGAAAGCAAAGCTAAAAAAGAATTAAACGAGCAAGCAACTTTACCCTCCTTTGTAAAAGGTGAAAAAGGACCTCACGAACCTTCGTTTTTAGAAAAAGAAACAAAGCCGCCAAGAAATTTTACCGAGGCAAGTTTATTACGTGCCATGGAAACTGCCGGAAAGCAAGTTGATGATGATGAGATGCGAGAATTGATGAAAGAAAACGGAATCGGTAGGCCTTCTACAAGAGCGAGTATTATAGAAACTTTATTTCGACGAAAGTACATTGAACGCAAGAAAAAATTAGTATTACCTACCCAAACTGGTATCGATTTAATCAATATAATTGACAATGAATTGTTAAAATCTGCTGAATTAACTGGACGCTGGGAAAAGCGTTTAAAAGAAATTGAGAGAGGAGAATTCAATGCAGGAACTTTTATCAAAAACATGAAAAAAATGGTCGATGATTTGGTGTATGAAGTACGCTCTAACACTTCTAAAAAACGGATCTCTTCAAATTCTAATGGTATGCCAAAGGGCAATGAATTGAATCAATCCGCAGTTTCAAAAACCAAATCGAAAGCAACATCAAAAAAAGAAGTTGTTGGAAAAACCTGCCCAAAATGCAAAAAAGGACAACTTTTAAAAGGATCTTCCGCTTTTGGCTGTTCGGAATACAAAAGCAATTGTAATTTAAAGATTCCGTTTAAGATCTATGATAAAAAGATTTCAGAAAATCAAATAATAAGATTGATTGATAAGGGTTGTACCACCAACCTAAAAGGTTTTGTTTTCAATGATCAAAAGGTAGAAGGTTTAATTCGATTTGATGAGGATTTTAATTTAAAGTTAGCACCTAAAAAACAGCTCAGCAATTCGAATTTAGTTAAAAAATCTTCTGATAAAATTCTCTGTCCTAAATGTAAAAAAGGAACCGTTTTAAAAGGTAAAACGGCTTATGGTTGCTCTAATTATAAAAATGGCTGTGATTTTGTATTTAAATTTGAAAATATCAAAAAAATTGCTAACGGAAAACCATTAACGAAAGAATTGGTTTTGGAGATTATTTCATCATAA
- a CDS encoding membrane or secreted protein, producing MKKIILSLISITFSLMLQSQGIIGAWEGSSTSKNGELLKTVVIFSNGYQVATTYDATTGKFINSNGGKWKLEGNMMTEEIEFHTDNPDLVGAQVSFKVRITNDEIEIIDRNSKLKRLDNGSPGKLQGAWLMSGRIRDGKTQLRDTSKPRKTMKILSGTRFQWIAYNTETKQFMGTGGGTYTTKNGKYTENIEFFSKDDSKTGRSLKFDYELIDGTWHHSGLSSKGSPIHEIWSIRE from the coding sequence ATGAAAAAAATAATTTTATCTCTCATTAGTATTACCTTTTCTTTGATGCTTCAATCCCAGGGAATTATTGGTGCATGGGAAGGCTCTTCTACTTCTAAAAACGGAGAATTATTAAAAACAGTCGTAATTTTTTCAAATGGTTATCAAGTAGCTACAACTTATGATGCTACTACTGGTAAATTTATAAATAGCAATGGAGGTAAATGGAAACTAGAGGGTAATATGATGACTGAAGAAATTGAGTTTCATACAGACAACCCCGATCTTGTTGGAGCACAAGTAAGTTTTAAAGTACGTATTACAAACGATGAAATAGAAATAATTGACCGTAATTCTAAATTAAAAAGATTAGATAATGGCTCACCAGGAAAATTACAAGGAGCTTGGTTAATGTCTGGTAGAATTAGAGATGGTAAAACTCAGTTAAGGGATACAAGTAAACCAAGAAAAACTATGAAAATTTTATCAGGAACTCGGTTTCAATGGATAGCATACAATACCGAAACAAAACAGTTTATGGGAACGGGAGGAGGAACTTATACTACTAAAAACGGAAAATATACAGAAAATATCGAGTTCTTTTCTAAAGACGATTCTAAAACAGGACGTAGTTTAAAGTTTGATTATGAATTGATTGATGGTACTTGGCATCATTCAGGCTTGTCAAGCAAAGGGAGTCCAATTCATGAAATTTGGAGTATTAGAGAATAA